Proteins encoded by one window of Lathyrus oleraceus cultivar Zhongwan6 chromosome 1, CAAS_Psat_ZW6_1.0, whole genome shotgun sequence:
- the LOC127099815 gene encoding protein FAR1-RELATED SEQUENCE 5-like — protein MIDVKYGLYNHGLPDRFEGHSFVGGLNVDDQQHIVDLTNRHVPPRHILLSLQERDLKNVIGVTQIYKHKSKMQKDTRGPRTEMQHLFKLIEDLGYVYYSRKKDESKVVRNIFWAHPESVKLLNMFPSVLIMDSTYKKNKCMQPLFEVVGKTSTELTFFVGFAYMESEKTKNFCWVLDKLKQLFTKQRLWPRVILTDRDLALMKAIETVFPRIVNLLCRFQINKNVKGKCKKVEFAHSKLKQMLKNGLGDLCKCWKVNMNEVFMFPPIRLDWKKHRTPDATSWMIGFVGWLQHWQHLTPVVLQYVRL, from the exons ATGATTGACGTAAAATATGGACTTTACAACCATGGTTTACCAGATAGATTTGAGGGTCATTCATTTGTAGGTGGACTTAATGTTGATGATCAACAACATATTGTTGATTTGACAAACCGTCATGTTCCACCAAGACACATATTATTGTCATTGCAAGAACGAGATTTGAAGAATGTGATTGGGGTCACCCAAATATATAAACATAAGAGTAAGATGCAGAAAGACACCAGGGGTCCTAGAACGGAAATGCAACATTTGTTTAAGCTGATAGAGGATTTAGGTTATGTTTATTATAGTAGGAAAAAAGATGAGTCAAAAGTTGTGAGAAATATCTTTTGGGCCCACCCAGAATCAGTGAAGTTGTTGAATATGTTTCCTAGTGTGTTGATTATGGACAGTACATACAAGAAAAATAAGTGCATGCAACCTTTGTTTGAAGTAGTTGGTAAGACATCAACCGAGTTAACATTTTTTGTTGGATTTGCCTATATGGAATCTGAGAAAACAAAGAATTTTTGTTGGGTATTGGATAAGTTGAAACAGTTGTTTACTAAGCAAAGGTTATGGCCACGAGTGATTTTAACtgatagagatcttgctttgatgaaagcaattgaaacAGTATTTCCAAGGATAGTTAATTTGCTTTGTCGATTTCAAATCAACAAAAATGTGAAAGGAAAGTGCAAGAA ggTTGAGTTTGCGCATTCGAAACTAAAGCAGATGTTGAAGAACGGATTAGGTGATTTGTGCAAATGTTGGAAG GTAAACATGAATGAGGTATTTATGTTTCCACCGATCAGATTGGATTGGAAGAAGCATCGCACACCAGATGCAACTTCTTGGATGATAGGATTTGTTGGATGGTTACAACATTGGCAACACCTTACACCTGTAGTGTTGCAATATGTTAGATTATAA